GTATATACTGTGCATCCGAaggtattgtttgtttttataattaGGTTCCTTGTCTCAATCTGTTGTtgtttgcatgttgttctcTAGTCCATCAGCTCTGACAAAAGAATATACCAGATTTAGCAAAAGTATGTAGCTTCATTGCTGTAATTATTTGGGGATGATCAGACTGCAGCTAAATAGATGAActgtttttagattttgccTTCCTGAAGAAGTTAAGTCAAACTCTTCTCCAGCCTAGCCTGAACCTTTTTGACTTGTAAAGTgcaaagaaaacacagcagagGTATTTATCAGGCTGGTGCCGTGCTTGCTTGCATGGCTGCAAGCTGTCAGGTATTCCTTAATTCCttctatttttctcatttaaataGGTTCTTATTACTACTCCTAAAAAAATGATTGGCAGCTACCAAACTGACAGGCGATTATTTCAAAGGTTCGGTTGTCATACTTGATCAAACTAATTTATTCACAATGCAGAAGGCAATAAAAAAGTGGAAAATCCCACTATAGCTTTAAGGTTGTATCTTAAAACTGTTTGATTCCATACCTGGATTATAAAAATCACTGGTGGGCTGCCGGCACATCAGCTCAACGTTAACTAGAATTTAACACTTCTTGATAGTTTAGTGCTTGTGGAGGTGAGGCTGAAGGTTGAATTCCGCTTGAGGTTCCAATGATTGAAGAGCTCCTTAACTTTCTTCCGGAAGTTTTTCCCAGCAATGACGTAAAGAACGGGGTTGAGAACACTGTTGAAGAAGGCTAAGTAGAGGAAGATCTGCTTACAGAAGTAGATGGTTTTCTCAGAGCTACAGCTTGTCAGAATACGAGCACTCTGGAGCCGGGACGGTATCTTGAGCAGATGAAACGGAAGCCAACAGATCAGGAACGCCAGCAGGACGGCCAGGACCAAAGAGGTGGCCCTCTTATCCTTGTCCTTTGTCTTTTCTCGTTCCATAAACCTGCTTCTCAGAGTTTGGAGAATCTTGATTGTGCAGAAGGTGATAATGGAAACGGGAATGATGAAGGCAAGCACCAAAATCATGTACTCACATGTGTCAGAAATAGTTTCATCTTTTTCACCACATTTGATAATGTTATCATGAGGTACCAATTCCCTGTTGATAAGTTTAGGAACACTAAGAACAAATCCCAGAATCCAAACCAGGAGACAACCGATTTTAGCAAATTTTGGCCGGCGTATTGTTTTATGGGACAGTGGATAGACCAGAGCCAAATACCGGTCTATGCTGACCAAAACCAGGAAGTAGATGCTGCAGTAGACGTTCATCAGAATGCCCACGTTGACCATTTTGCACAAGGCAGAACCAAAAATCCATTCAAACTGTTTCCAAGCGCTGACAGCCCAGAAGGGCAAAAAGGAGACCAGAAGCAGGTCAGCAGCTGCCAAGTTGCTCAAGTAGATCTCAGGTACGCTGCAAGGCTTCTTGTGGAAGATGAAAACCATCAGCACGAAGATGTTCAAGGCAATTCCCAGCACAGATATGACCATGACATAAACTGGGACATAGGTGAAGGTCCAGTTGTCAGATCCAAGGGAGCAATGACTGGTGTTTGTTTGGTTTCCTTCTCCAGCCGACGAGGTCAAGTTAGAAGGGATGCtgcagaaaaacagagagaaatctGTGAAATTATCTGCAGTTTAAAGACCAAAGACTTACATCAGGCaggtaaatttaaatattatattgtgaagtaagaataagaataaacaTACGATTTTACAGGATTGCCAGCAGgtctaaaatgaaaatgagctcagaaaacatttttgcatattttctttACAATTGGAAATACCTGCTGAGGCTGTTTGCATAAATGTTTTCATGGCTCCACTTGATACGGACAATGTTTTCTGTTCATTCATGAAAGGGCGCTTATTTTCTATTTCAGGTTACCTTCAGCTTTCTTAGACCATTAATGTATTTACAATCTTGTGAtcagttgttttaatttataatgTCTTCTTCACTTCAAAGTCTTTGAATATTTGCACAAAACATATTGAGCAACGCAGAGTCTGGagtcaaatgaaataaaacctgCTCTTTGGCTTTAGACACCTTCAGAATACGGTCAGTCTGGTGTTTCTATGTGTTGCAGTGTTGCACTCTGCATGCAGGTCATAATGCACTTTACACATTGTCCACTTTGCAAAACAGTAAATATTATGTTGTAGATGACTGTTGCTGAGTCTTTAGAGAACAAATGAGAAGTTCAGTCAGAAATAACAGCAAAGCTTGTACATACCTTGTGGTTAGAAGAGCCATTCtcctgaagaaaaaacaaacagcacttCCCTTCAAGCCTTCACTGCTTCTGTCCTCTGTGTGACTGTGGCTGCTGTTTGCTGAAGTAGGTAAACTGATATTAAACTGATGTCAGACGTCTTTAAACAAGAGATGACTTGCTCCATTCCCGCCCCTTCTTCAGCATGTCCCTCCCATTCTCTCTTCTACTGGTAGCTGCATGTGATTCTGCAGATCTGGAGAATTCTGTGCCAAGTCACAACATGGAAGGAATCTACTTCAGTGCTTTAAACAAGTTAGGTAGGATTAGGAAGATCAATATGAAAAGGTTATTGGGTTTTACCTTAAACCCAGAAATAATCCAATGACCCATCCTTATGTGGTTGTGAATCAATGAGGACGATGTTTTAAAGTATGTTTGAAGGGATTATAACCAAAGCTCAGGAGCAGCTAGTGatgaaaaatatcttaaaaattTACCAAAATTGTCCAAGCAAACAAGTTGCTGCTTTGTGACTTTAAGCTGCTCTAATGTGTTAGAGTAAAGCCTAATGAGTACTAATTGGAGAAGTTTGAGGTCTAACATCATTACTTTTCATGCTTTTTCGATGAAAGTGCCTTTCTTTGCACAATAATCaactaaataaagttaaaaaaaaacattaaatgagaGTATATGTTACCCACAGAATGCCCTCCAGGCTGGCAGAAAAAGGACAGTCTGCCCTCAATAAGCCTGTGGAAATGTATCTTATGGTTTTATTTCAGAGTTCCATGAttgaaaaagtaaacaaattttttttcaatcttaAAAGTATATAGTCACAgggttccatccatccatccatccatccatccatccatccattttccaacacacttatccctattggggtcacgatgggtgctggtgcctatctccagctgtcaatggttGAGAGACGGCGTACACCTAGTTCGGTGGAAAAAAAGCTTCATGTTATCATTGTGTGCAGATACACAATGATAACATGGGTCCAGACACAACAGAACCTGCCTGAGTGCAGTTTAGGTGGTGTAGTCAAATCAATTCAGTTCAAGAATGCTTTATAattcccaaagggaaattaaatgctgtcgTAAATCATGTTGTGGGGTTTCTTCAGCAAgctgttgtagatgctgatggctgcagtGTTGTGCAGtgttatacactgtttaaagttatttaatgtttaataaataactctgtcttttaagtattgtctggtgatgatcagctcttaagctgatatcaggataatagttgaaagggatgattcgagcactagcgatcttttaacagcaaactctgcacacacaaataagaaggagtgacaacttctctttaagtttaagaatttaacagaaataaaatgaacatccagagaacatcactatagaatgctgtttatctgagtTAACACTATACTTCAATCAGAAAATCCTCTCTACAAGGCTTgtgaaatttaactaaaattactaagcaaaatgaagattaaaagaagctaaggtaaggaactatgtacaccctaaaagacacaaaagacaaaataaagtggttgatcatcgtcatcagaataattcagtaaatcctggttcactgcaggtctgagttaaaaaaacaaagttcatcctaaagaatgtgaattgaggttaaattagcttaacttgGTGCGCGCTGGTCGCACAGCGGGTAGCTCGACCCATATACgcaggccttagtcctcgacgcggtcaaCCCGGGTTTAAAATCCGacctgcggtcctttgccgcatgtcactccccctcttccaccccccttcctgccagcctactttcataaaaagtgagccactagagctgcaacccccccccccccaaacaaaaattgcttaactaattcaaaacatttggtatgtgtttcaacctattcacaatgcaaatcccgagttacacaataacattatttgataaaataatattttgaagaatgattttctcagtaaaattaTTTACTTTAGGGACGTTTGATTTGATTATACCTCTGGGAGGCTAGAGGTCACTGTAgtgatcggtcgctaaaatcggctaatcctaaagttaaacaaaacgcctttaaatcgacattaatattccatattaatgcggcaataacgctcatagcacctGTTACAAAGAAACATAAGATAGTCgttattgttgctgttgttaatttcattgCCGTGTGCTTTTACGCGGACATGCCGGTTAAActgtaaataaagtaaaaacaaaacatcaataCTTAGTATTGCAataatacataaacacaaacttAAGGAGCTAGTCTTAACTTGGCTAACTGGTTATTTAAATTTACTcttataatataataaacattGGCATTCAAATATTAAAGTGCAGCAAAATACAGCTAGCATTTGGCTAATTAGCTCTAGCAAATTCACCAAGAACACGCTTACAACAGATAACGAAAACTCATCAACCCACAGTTTACAGCCTTAATATAACTCACCACGTTGGGCAACACTCATGAACGCCAGTAGGATATGATGTTATGGCAGATTTAGCTTGTTAGTTTCAGCTAACGGCAACCtaagttagttagttagttttctttcttcttcacgTCAACTCACATACCAATGCAAAGCAACTACAGCGCCCCCTAGATGAATAGAAGGAGTGAATACAACAGCACCATCTAACGATAGTGgagcgaaacaaaacaaaccttatgcTTGAATatccggaagctaatagcaaCGTCTTTAAACAACAGATGACTTGCTCCATTCCCCCCCTTCTTCAGCATGTCCCTCCCATTCTCTCTTCTACTGGTAGCTGCATGTGATTCTCCAGATCTGGAGAGCTTTTCTGTCTAAGTCACAACATGGAAGGAATCTACCTCAGTGCTTTAGTTAGATAGGATTAGGAAGATCAAAATTAAAAGGTTATAGGGTTTTACCTTAAACCCAGAAATAATCCATTGACCCATCCTTATTTCGTTCTGAATCAACAAGGACAATGTTTTAAAGTATGTTGTTTAAAggttattaaaatgaaatggtTGTGAGGAGATGCTGTTAATTATTCACAATCAATGGCATAtatcagcacaaggtccaaagtatgaaggcaagagtgtgtcggtttatgcacattttgagcaaatccaattgaatctaggatagtattaaaggctaaattaaggttatcacattcagtgtcaacatgaatatTTAAATCCCCCGCTATAATAACCTTGGAATGATggtaaattgattttaaatagtttaatcGTGGTCGTCTGCAGTCTTTATATCAGTGATCAAATCGTCTCCAAAGGTTTACGAATCATTCCTTTTGATTTAACAACACGAATATacatagagacagttttcctttgcTTGTGGTTACTGGTTAGTGATTTCAGTTGAattaggggtgtgcaaaataatcgtcatgatgATACATCGCAATTGTAATTTTCGTAATCcaatgcatcgattcttgacgccaagtatcgattattaatttaaaaaaatgaataaaaaaaattgcatgaatggttggcgaacatcagccaaaaacaagtagAATACAACCTCCAGTCCAGTAGATGTCGCTGCAGATGTGTTGACGCACGCTGCCTTGTGTCACAAGCATTTCTGGCCGCGGGATACTGCGACGAGTcattcataaacaaaacatggaggagaCTGAGAAAATTCGCCCGGCTCCATCACATTTTAGTCAGATGTTCGGACGcatttggctttaaaaacaaaaaaggtaaaaacgaAATTGAAATGACGCACGCAATTTGCAAACACTGTTACATCGTAATGAAATACTGTGGgaacacaacaaacttaaaggcacacatgcagaggcggcatccagaaaaacaagagctgcCAGCACTGCAAGCACTGATTAAACAAACAACATTCGATTGCAAGCTAGCCCCAACATCTACAAGCGcatacatttgaatgttttcatttcattggtttaaaggaccactgaggccatgtaaatggcactgattatccttattttgttattttaagttttataaatcctaagcactttttgtcagtgtgtccactccagtaatagtaatatttgtgtccagtaacagtaatatttgttttcatggcaatacctccaaaagtcgttttaataaatacagctatgtatgaattcagttgctttcagttatagatcaattgaagacactatccagatcatacatgGCCAGTCAGCCaatggtaatggctgtattttttctcacagtgttcagtgaaaatatcccAATGCATCGCGATGCATCGCAATCATTCAAGTATCTTGATGCATCATGATAGAATCGcatcgtggcatgtgaatcgtgattcgaatcgaatcgtgacttctttggcaatacccacccctagttGCAATTGTACTTAAAGCTTATTTACATTTCTTGTAGTGGCAAGTCTAATTCAGTCTTACACCTGGCTAGATATTCATCTTTCATGGTAAATAAGGTAAATAATTGTTAATTAATAAACCCAATTGCTAGTTATGATCATTAAAGGCTGTTAGCCCttaatcacaaccatttgaaaacatttttgctgtCGCTTAACTTTGAAAAGAATACCATATGATTAATTAGACTATCCAATTTGTTAGAGAtgatgagattacagagacagGACTGCAATATCGGTTACCATAAAGATTACAGATAAACGGTCTCTAGAGgcacagagtctgacatacttaTACTAAACAGAAGGACTGATTAGGGGTAAACGTGTCAGCAAGGACATGTCTGCATTATAGCATCATCTCTAtcctctccaccaatgtgatgaagggaacactgatatcatactgtgcACTGAATGGGTGTACACAATGGGTCCTACTTAATATCTGTGCTAGGAATGAACGGTGCTCTCTCAGACATCTGGAAATCTGCAATTGTGTTGTTGTGTATGAGagcccagtactgaagctgtaaacatccccctgccttttagattaaatatggtaaaaaataGTTTCGGTTTCAAGAatgtttttattactacagagatCTACAATAGAAATACCACATTATTTAGTAAAAGAACCAGTGGTGACCGCAGCCAGGTCAATAGATTaacaaattataattattaaaaacattcaTAATCAAATAGGATAAATTGCacaacagcattgtttcttttgttAATTATGTTTTGACTTTCTCCAGTTATTAGGATTTGTATTTCCATTGGTAAGAAACACTAATATGTCTTGATATTCTCCATATGCTGTCATTAAAGATTTCCAATTCCTTGATAAGAAATGTGCACTTCGAGGTGTCCTATTTCCTGCCATTGcaatggtgaatcacgttatctgCGTTACATTGTTGAGAGCTTCTTTTATGCTCGTGTTGATGAATGAGAACTGAATCACACTGTGAGGCATCCCTCAGCTTTAGAACAGAATTGTATTACAGCAGATGGTTGAAACAATGTTTCACTTGGCGTAAGTATGCTACCCACACTAAAAAACATAATGCGCATAATTTTTCAAGATTTTGATGGAATAATGTAATATGGATGATCTTTACATTTAATGTATGTTTCTGAGTTTAAGAAAATCCAATTCTgcatttacaaaattgtaaGTATTGAATACTAAGATGATTTGACAAGAATTACATAATGAAACACTCTCTTAGCAATGCTTAGCAATGGTTGGACATTAGTGGTGGTGTGGTCAGTCGCAGCGGCTCAGGCTAACCTTCCATCTGATCTATGTAATGTTGTTGTATTcaccttgtatgtataatgagAGATAAAGcactttcctttccttttaatTTGAACAAATGACTGTCCAGAAATGTACTATTACTGTAGTACTGCACATGTTGTATTTAATTTGGGTAACGTGCCTTTCTTAAAAAATAGGTGCTTCTTTCATCCAATGAATGATTCTTCTGGAATATTGACTTAATCTACTATAACATTTCTGAACACCTGATAAAAGAGGACATTTTGAGTTTAGAGGTAACAAAATACAGATGTATCTTAACAGCCAAGCTTTTAGCAGAAGGTCAGAGATATTTATTGATGACTATAGTTTATTActgtgttttagttttagttatcaATAGTTGACTATGAGGTTATTTATCAGTGAACAGGGAGCAGATtgcatttttaccatttctttctTTGCCAATCTATTGATTTTTCATTACCTATATTGATGTATCTTTTctatacatttttgttgatatatatatatatacacatttatatacatttaatatatatatgtatatatgtatatatatatatatatatatatatatatatatatatatatatatgtatatgtatatatatatatgtatatgtatatatatatatatatatatatatatatatatatatatatatatatatatatatatatatatatatatgtgtatatgtacaAGGTGTTGTAACACCTTGTGTTACAACAGGCTGTATAAAAAGttctttgtaaataaagctAAGTTgactgatttattgattgatgACGAATTTGTATAATTAttgttatgaaaatatataatcagttgTTGAATTAATCAGGcatttttatgaaaacaaaacaataacagtTACCTTCTAATCCCTAAACTGTGGCTTGGAGTTTACAGAACGTGGGGGTTTTGAAGGCTCACTCAAAAAGTAATAAATTTCACCCAAATAGTGATAAACTGGGCAGACTGGGAGTCACATAATGTTTTATAGGGGTCCTTTCAAGATGGTTTACAGTTTAAGAACCGTAAAAAAGCTTggttaatttctaaaaaaaaaaaaaaacttaaataaaaaacaccccCAGTTACTCCATCAGGAGCCAACCACCTATAATAAACATGGGATTGGGGGTTTGCAATGCAATTTACAATGGCCGTAGAGGGGAACTTCGGTAACTGAAGCTTTATGGTAACATTGTGTTTGTCTCCctttggaattccaattgtaataaatatatgcacATTATAAGTGTTTTCTCTCTGatgattgttttcttcctttgctgccaaatctcTGAACCGGGTGAGACGGGCCATAGTGAATGAAACAGGAAGAACTAGAGGCTGTATTAACATTATCTTCACCAGTAAAATAGGTTACCTTCATTATATTCTATTGGAATGACATGCACATGACTTACATGACTCACTTTTGCACTCTTTGGTATACAAACTGTCTTTTAAAATTAAGGTTTTAACTGTTATGCATTTATATTATGTGGGCACATAGATATAGTAAAACAATGAGACAGTTTTACTGAGGGTTATTGTCAACATCTGGATAGTCACAAACCAGACAAATATAAAATCAGTAACAAGTATATAGATATAAAGTTTATTGACTAAAAActtattacatttctaaaacataTCTAAAGAATGATGAGAGGCGGAGCCTATTTGCATCTGCCTTGCTGCTCTATTTCATCAGAAAAATGACTTTCTTTACAAAAGGATATACCCAAAGTGATAAAAGTTCTTGCAACAGGGtcattttactttctttatttagccttcgacaaaaagacaaattaaaaaacacgacagtttttacaaaaccttAATCACTCGTAAACTGCATAGATCACAAGTTTCTATGTTGCAAAATTTACGTGAACCAATTTGTTATTTAAAGGTTGTTACACCAAAGTTTCCTCAGAATAAAGGAAGTGGCTTTTCCGCCCGCAGAGATAGTCCATGAGAGTGAAACAGGTGACTGAAGAGAAAACAGTCTGCAGTACTTGTGTGCTAAGAGCTGCAGAAAGCTGCTTACATTTTATGCTTAACAGAAATATTCTTTTACACTCATCAATGCTCCATAAAGCAATTCTATATAGataacaaacagaacaaaattcacaaaaatCATACAAATACACATGAAATATCCAACCATTAAAAAGCTGAATAAGAACTTTACACACGCTGTCACAGTTACAGAAAACATGCTTCCATCTCTGGTTGATTCCTTCCATTATCTTAATTTCAGTCCATTACTTCTGCaattataaaacatttggtAATGCTATTCAACtgagtagcaaaaaaaaaaaaatgtgtgtgtttgttttccctGAAAGCGTTTTTATTCGAATTGCTCTGGTTGTTTGCATGGTTGGATAGACGTTTTCGGGATCTGGAGTCCCATCCCGTCAAATGGTGAAAGATAGAACCAGGAAGTCCAACACAAAGCTGCTCTGGAAGTGAATGGATCACACCCTTCATTCCTGTTGATCTGCTCATTATGATATACAAacaatatatagatatacatttATGCTTTTTCCAGATACAATTTTCTGcatcaaacacagaaacaaaaaaacatatacatCAGAAAGAATAAGGCTGCCAATCAGGgagaaactaatttaaaaaaaagttgaaaacattAAGATAGATTTAAACCAAAGACACGTTACTTTTCTCCAAACTTCATGACTTTAAGGAAATTAGTACATTTCATCAGAACAACACAAATGTTGTGAATCATGAAACTGTATGTTTTGTACCTTCCTGCTGTTCTTTTATTCACTGCTGTTATCTTTCACAGATCAAgaaaatgctttacttttgcttttGCTTGCAATACTTTATGCTTAATATTTTTGTGCAATGATAAAGGATTGCA
This Fundulus heteroclitus isolate FHET01 chromosome 19, MU-UCD_Fhet_4.1, whole genome shotgun sequence DNA region includes the following protein-coding sequences:
- the LOC118567002 gene encoding B2 bradykinin receptor-like produces the protein MALLTTSIPSNLTSSAGEGNQTNTSHCSLGSDNWTFTYVPVYVMVISVLGIALNIFVLMVFIFHKKPCSVPEIYLSNLAAADLLLVSFLPFWAVSAWKQFEWIFGSALCKMVNVGILMNVYCSIYFLVLVSIDRYLALVYPLSHKTIRRPKFAKIGCLLVWILGFVLSVPKLINRELVPHDNIIKCGEKDETISDTCEYMILVLAFIIPVSIITFCTIKILQTLRSRFMEREKTKDKDKRATSLVLAVLLAFLICWLPFHLLKIPSRLQSARILTSCSSEKTIYFCKQIFLYLAFFNSVLNPVLYVIAGKNFRKKVKELFNHWNLKRNSTFSLTSTSTKLSRSVKF